A genomic window from Macaca mulatta isolate MMU2019108-1 chromosome 19, T2T-MMU8v2.0, whole genome shotgun sequence includes:
- the SYNGR4 gene encoding synaptogyrin-4 isoform X1, with the protein MHIPESLQDLASSEAVQFLRRPKTVTRVFEGVFSLIIFSSLLTDGYQNKMESPQLHCILNSNNVACSFAVVAGFLAFFSCLAFLVLDTQETHIADTRFKTAFQLLDLILAVLWAVVWFVGFCFLANQWQHSPPKAFLLGSSSARAAIAFTFFSILVWIFQAYLAFQDLRNDAPVPYKRSLDEGGMVLTTLPSPSATSSVNMPTTGPNSLSYASSALSPCLTAPKAPRLAMMPDN; encoded by the exons ATGCACATCCCCGAAAGCCTCCAGGACCTGGCCAGCAGCGAAGCCgtgcagtttctgagaaggcccAAGACCGTCACGCGGGTCTTCGAGGGG GTCTTCTCCCTGATTATCTTCTCATCCCTGCTGACCGATGGCTACCAGAACAAGATGGAGTCTCCGCAGCTCCATTGCATTCTCAACAGCAACAATGTGGCCTGCAGCTTTGCCGTGGTAGCTGGCTTCCTGGCCTTCTTCAGCTGCCTGGCCTTCCTCGTCCTGGACACCCAGGAGACCCACATTGCTGACACCCGCTTCAAGACAGCCTTCCAGCTCCTGGACCTCATCCTGGCTG TTCTCTGGGCAGTTGTCTGGTTCGTGGGTTTCTGCTTCCTGGCCAACCAGTGGCAGCATTCGCCGCCCAAAGCGTTCCTCCTGGGGAGCAGCAGTGCCCGGGCGGCCATCGCCTTCACCTTCTTCTCCATCCTTGTCTGG ATATTCCAGGCCTACCTGGCATTCCAGGACCTCCGAAATGATGCTCCAGTCCCTTACAAGCGCTCCCTGGATGAGGGCGGCATGGTGCTGACCACCCTCCCCTCGCCCTCCGCCACCAGCTCTGTGAACATGCCCACCACTGGCCCCAACAGCCTGAGTTATGCCAGCTCTGCCCTGTCCCCTTGTCTGACCGCTCCAAAGGCCCCCCGCCTCGCTATGATGCCTGACAACTAA
- the SYNGR4 gene encoding synaptogyrin-4 isoform X3 has translation MSRAPGQAFYTGTWVWWQKESVEEAGVFSLIIFSSLLTDGYQNKMESPQLHCILNSNNVACSFAVVAGFLAFFSCLAFLVLDTQETHIADTRFKTAFQLLDLILAAPQGTAQLRVLGDPVSPLPAPPRPCRLQMVNKAKAEAERRAGARPHTRQRQSGKEQRKKGFIFFCLFQENKGSTISSVQKHGVRAMGPSAQPPSCT, from the exons ATGTCCCGGGCACCGGGCCAAGCATTTTATACGGGTACCTGGGTTTGGTGGCAGAAGGAGAgtgtggaggaggcaggg GTCTTCTCCCTGATTATCTTCTCATCCCTGCTGACCGATGGCTACCAGAACAAGATGGAGTCTCCGCAGCTCCATTGCATTCTCAACAGCAACAATGTGGCCTGCAGCTTTGCCGTGGTAGCTGGCTTCCTGGCCTTCTTCAGCTGCCTGGCCTTCCTCGTCCTGGACACCCAGGAGACCCACATTGCTGACACCCGCTTCAAGACAGCCTTCCAGCTCCTGGACCTCATCCTGGCTG CACCGCAAGGAACTGCACAGCTGAGAGTCTTGGGAGACCCAGTttctcctcttcctgctcctcccaGGCCTTGTCGCCTGCAGATGGTCAACAAGGCAAAAGCAGAAGCAGAAAGAAGGGCAGGGGCGAGACCCCACACACGCCAGAGACAGAGCGGCAAGGAGCAGCGAAAGAAaggtttcattttcttctgtttatttcaaGAGAACAAAGGATCAACCATCAGTTCTGTACAAAAACATGGTGTGAGAGCCATGGGACCCTCGGCCCAGCCCCCTTCCTGCACTTGA
- the SYNGR4 gene encoding synaptogyrin-4 isoform X2: MSRAPGQAFYTGTWVWWQKESVEEAGVFSLIIFSSLLTDGYQNKMESPQLHCILNSNNVACSFAVVAGFLAFFSCLAFLVLDTQETHIADTRFKTAFQLLDLILAVLWAVVWFVGFCFLANQWQHSPPKAFLLGSSSARAAIAFTFFSILVWIFQAYLAFQDLRNDAPVPYKRSLDEGGMVLTTLPSPSATSSVNMPTTGPNSLSYASSALSPCLTAPKAPRLAMMPDN, encoded by the exons ATGTCCCGGGCACCGGGCCAAGCATTTTATACGGGTACCTGGGTTTGGTGGCAGAAGGAGAgtgtggaggaggcaggg GTCTTCTCCCTGATTATCTTCTCATCCCTGCTGACCGATGGCTACCAGAACAAGATGGAGTCTCCGCAGCTCCATTGCATTCTCAACAGCAACAATGTGGCCTGCAGCTTTGCCGTGGTAGCTGGCTTCCTGGCCTTCTTCAGCTGCCTGGCCTTCCTCGTCCTGGACACCCAGGAGACCCACATTGCTGACACCCGCTTCAAGACAGCCTTCCAGCTCCTGGACCTCATCCTGGCTG TTCTCTGGGCAGTTGTCTGGTTCGTGGGTTTCTGCTTCCTGGCCAACCAGTGGCAGCATTCGCCGCCCAAAGCGTTCCTCCTGGGGAGCAGCAGTGCCCGGGCGGCCATCGCCTTCACCTTCTTCTCCATCCTTGTCTGG ATATTCCAGGCCTACCTGGCATTCCAGGACCTCCGAAATGATGCTCCAGTCCCTTACAAGCGCTCCCTGGATGAGGGCGGCATGGTGCTGACCACCCTCCCCTCGCCCTCCGCCACCAGCTCTGTGAACATGCCCACCACTGGCCCCAACAGCCTGAGTTATGCCAGCTCTGCCCTGTCCCCTTGTCTGACCGCTCCAAAGGCCCCCCGCCTCGCTATGATGCCTGACAACTAA
- the KDELR1 gene encoding ER lumen protein-retaining receptor 1 isoform X1 has product MNLFRFLGDLSHLLAIILLLLKIWKSRSCAGISGKSQVLFAVVFTARYLDLFTNYISLYNTCMKVVYIACSFTTVWLIYSKFKATYDGNHDTFRVEFLVVPTAILAFLVNHDFTPLEEDRPGWPDVLIFSTEAIIQEFSDPLDLLHLPGVGGHLAAAVHGEQDWRGGDHHQPLLVCAGRLPHALSLQLDLALPFRGLLRPHRHRGRPGPDSPLLRFLLPLYHQSPKGEEVEFAGIAPVLSISLLGSGGRQRKAAEDEELSHPGVTFLRAHLSRSPSRLLPGFRGTVEDPGLGELRTWAVCSFLPFREEKEKIFPLFSF; this is encoded by the exons ATGAATCTCTTCCGATTCCTGGGAGACCTCTCCCACCTCCTCGCCATCATCTTGCTACTGCTCAAAATCTGGAAGTCCCGCTCGTGTGCCG GAATTTCAGGGAAGAGCCAGGTCCTGTTTGCTGTGGTGTTCACTGCCCGATATCTGGACCTCTTCACCAACTACATCTCACTCTACAACACGTGTATGAAG GTGGTCTACATAGCCTGCTCCTTCACCACGGTCTGGTTGATTTATAGCAAGTTCAAAGCCACTTACGATGGGAACCATGACACATTCAGAGTGGAGTTCCTGGTCGTTCCCACAGCCATTCTGGCATTCCTGGTCAATCATGACTTCACCCCTCTGGAG GAAGATAGGCCTGGGTGGCCAGATGTGCTGATCTTTTCAACAGAAGCCATAATTCAGGAGTTTTCAG ATCCTCTGGACCTTCTCCATCTACCTGGAGTCGGTGGCCATCTTGCCGCAGCTGTTCATGGTGAGCAAGACTGGCGAGGCGGAGACCATCACCAGCCACTACTTGTTTGCGCTGGGCGTTTACCGCACGCTCTATCTCTTCAACTGGATCTGGCGCTACCATTTCGAGGGCTTCTTCGACCTCATCGCCATCGTGGCAGGCCTGGTCCAGACAGTCCTCTACTGCGATTTCTTCTACCTCTATATCACCAAAG TCCTAAAGGGGAAGAAGTTGAGTTTGCCGGCATAGCCCCGgtcctctccatctctctcctcgGCAGCGGCGGGAGGCAGAGGAAGGCGGCAGAAGATGAAGAACTTTCCCATCCAGGGGTGACTTTTTTAAGAGCCCACCTCTCGCGCTCCCCATCCCGCCTCCTGCCGGGTTTCAGGGGGACAGTGGAGGATCCAGGTCTTGGGGAGCTCAGGACTTGGGCTGTTTGTAGTTTTTTGCcttttagagaagaaaaagaaaaaatctttccACTCTTTAGTTTTTGA
- the KDELR1 gene encoding ER lumen protein-retaining receptor 1, with translation MNLFRFLGDLSHLLAIILLLLKIWKSRSCAGISGKSQVLFAVVFTARYLDLFTNYISLYNTCMKVVYIACSFTTVWLIYSKFKATYDGNHDTFRVEFLVVPTAILAFLVNHDFTPLEILWTFSIYLESVAILPQLFMVSKTGEAETITSHYLFALGVYRTLYLFNWIWRYHFEGFFDLIAIVAGLVQTVLYCDFFYLYITKVLKGKKLSLPA, from the exons ATGAATCTCTTCCGATTCCTGGGAGACCTCTCCCACCTCCTCGCCATCATCTTGCTACTGCTCAAAATCTGGAAGTCCCGCTCGTGTGCCG GAATTTCAGGGAAGAGCCAGGTCCTGTTTGCTGTGGTGTTCACTGCCCGATATCTGGACCTCTTCACCAACTACATCTCACTCTACAACACGTGTATGAAG GTGGTCTACATAGCCTGCTCCTTCACCACGGTCTGGTTGATTTATAGCAAGTTCAAAGCCACTTACGATGGGAACCATGACACATTCAGAGTGGAGTTCCTGGTCGTTCCCACAGCCATTCTGGCATTCCTGGTCAATCATGACTTCACCCCTCTGGAG ATCCTCTGGACCTTCTCCATCTACCTGGAGTCGGTGGCCATCTTGCCGCAGCTGTTCATGGTGAGCAAGACTGGCGAGGCGGAGACCATCACCAGCCACTACTTGTTTGCGCTGGGCGTTTACCGCACGCTCTATCTCTTCAACTGGATCTGGCGCTACCATTTCGAGGGCTTCTTCGACCTCATCGCCATCGTGGCAGGCCTGGTCCAGACAGTCCTCTACTGCGATTTCTTCTACCTCTATATCACCAAAG TCCTAAAGGGGAAGAAGTTGAGTTTGCCGGCATAG